Proteins found in one Desulfuribacillus stibiiarsenatis genomic segment:
- a CDS encoding bifunctional folylpolyglutamate synthase/dihydrofolate synthase, with translation MFQTQQDVIQWVQSFQRFGIKPGLSRVEWMLEQLGNPEKSLQIIHVAGTNGKGSTCKFLACALRANGYKVGLFTSPYLDAFNNRIAINNQDINDAMLCEVAEQVKTAITTLPVDALGEVTEFEIITVLAFLYYAIEKVDYVVLEVGLGGRFDATNVIIPLISVITNIGFDHINILGSSLGEIATEKAGIIKREVPVVSGVQQLEAQHVIFDISNEKKSKIYELGKDFYNKIVKIDLKELEISFTMDGREFLGLHAWKTKLVGAYQANNLSLALATLQILYESHGVRLSPEKTAKGILEATWPGRFEVIQTNPIVVIDGAHNPEGFQALAQSLQQQFGNRKYIWCIGILADKEVDAMIGTIIPLAKEIIVTEPDNDRAAKVEWLEGKLKEHGDIKTISQPNIMQAIQLTLSRAQENDIICIAGSLYMVSEARQWWTKKV, from the coding sequence ATGTTTCAAACACAGCAGGATGTCATCCAATGGGTACAATCATTCCAACGTTTTGGAATTAAGCCCGGTTTGTCGAGAGTCGAGTGGATGCTTGAGCAATTAGGGAATCCGGAGAAATCCTTGCAGATTATACATGTTGCTGGCACAAACGGAAAAGGATCGACATGCAAATTTCTTGCCTGTGCTTTACGTGCGAATGGATATAAGGTAGGGCTTTTTACTTCGCCCTACCTTGATGCCTTTAATAATCGAATTGCTATTAATAATCAAGATATAAATGACGCGATGCTATGTGAAGTTGCGGAACAAGTCAAAACAGCAATCACAACTCTACCTGTGGATGCTCTAGGGGAAGTCACTGAGTTTGAGATTATTACCGTACTCGCGTTTTTATATTACGCGATTGAGAAGGTGGATTACGTTGTATTAGAAGTCGGCCTTGGTGGACGGTTTGATGCGACAAATGTAATCATCCCACTTATTTCAGTTATCACCAATATCGGATTTGACCATATAAATATATTAGGTTCGAGCCTAGGGGAAATCGCGACAGAAAAAGCAGGTATTATCAAACGAGAGGTTCCGGTTGTGAGCGGTGTACAGCAACTGGAGGCTCAACATGTCATTTTTGATATTAGTAATGAAAAAAAATCGAAAATATACGAATTAGGTAAAGATTTCTATAATAAAATAGTTAAGATAGATTTAAAGGAGTTAGAAATCTCCTTCACAATGGACGGACGAGAATTTCTTGGATTACACGCTTGGAAGACAAAGCTAGTAGGTGCTTATCAGGCGAATAATCTCTCGTTAGCCCTAGCTACTTTGCAAATTCTTTATGAATCTCACGGAGTCAGATTAAGTCCAGAAAAAACAGCCAAGGGCATTTTAGAAGCTACATGGCCGGGTCGTTTCGAGGTCATACAAACAAATCCAATTGTTGTTATTGATGGGGCCCATAACCCAGAAGGTTTTCAAGCCCTAGCTCAGTCGCTGCAACAACAATTTGGTAATCGCAAGTACATTTGGTGTATTGGAATTCTAGCAGATAAAGAAGTAGATGCTATGATTGGAACTATTATACCGTTAGCGAAAGAGATTATCGTAACAGAACCAGACAATGATAGAGCAGCTAAGGTGGAGTGGCTTGAGGGAAAATTGAAAGAGCATGGCGATATCAAGACTATTTCTCAACCCAATATCATGCAAGCGATTCAATTAACTCTCAGTAGGGCACAGGAAAACGATATAATATGTATAGCAGGATCGTTATATATGGTCTCGGAAGCACGGCAGTGGTGGACGAAAAAAGTGTAG
- the murC gene encoding UDP-N-acetylmuramate--L-alanine ligase: protein MNNSQRFHFVGIGGYGMSAIARVMLDLGFIVTGSDVTRKDLTINLEERGATVYIGHSPDHVLGADFVVYSTDIPKDNVELNAALEHKIPLIHRSEMLARILNEKIGITVAGAHGKTTTSSMIAYIMESGGADPTFVIGGEVMGLGSNAKAGSSDFVIAEADESDGSFLNYYSQIAVITNIEPDHLENYDGKFENLKAAYRKYMNHIKPGGCAIVCYEDTYLKEMIPDIKTEVITYGYSDEADYSIKNIMQEGRHISFDLYSKNKCIDSFVLKVPGKHNVLNAVASIIACLKAGMSLQAIKVQLERFIGAKRRFTVMGESNNITIVDDYAHHPTEIQATLAAAKASGKHVVAIFQPQRYTRTFFLFDDFSKAFSDADEVYVLDIYSPAGEKKIEGVSAEKLVSMIRKNSHGNAQFVPTKEEVIEKMKNQMKPGDLVLTMGAGDIWKASVELANYVAEEFVVKEKN, encoded by the coding sequence GTGAACAACTCTCAAAGGTTTCATTTCGTTGGAATTGGTGGCTATGGCATGAGTGCGATTGCGCGGGTAATGCTAGATTTGGGTTTCATAGTCACAGGTTCTGATGTAACACGAAAAGATTTAACAATCAATTTAGAAGAAAGAGGCGCTACCGTATATATTGGACATAGTCCGGATCATGTATTGGGAGCTGATTTTGTCGTATATTCAACTGATATACCGAAAGATAACGTAGAACTAAACGCTGCGTTAGAACACAAGATTCCTCTGATTCATCGTTCAGAAATGCTTGCGAGAATCCTCAATGAAAAAATAGGAATTACTGTTGCAGGTGCACATGGAAAGACTACAACAAGCTCCATGATCGCTTATATTATGGAAAGTGGTGGCGCAGACCCGACCTTTGTCATTGGTGGAGAAGTCATGGGTTTAGGCAGCAATGCAAAAGCTGGCTCTAGTGATTTTGTGATAGCGGAAGCTGATGAAAGTGATGGTAGTTTCTTGAACTACTATTCGCAGATTGCAGTCATTACGAACATTGAACCTGACCATCTTGAGAATTATGATGGGAAGTTTGAGAATTTAAAAGCGGCTTACCGTAAATATATGAATCATATTAAACCTGGTGGTTGTGCAATCGTCTGCTACGAGGACACGTATCTTAAGGAAATGATTCCAGACATTAAGACGGAAGTGATTACCTATGGATATAGTGATGAAGCAGATTACTCAATCAAAAATATTATGCAAGAAGGTCGACATATTTCATTTGACTTGTATAGTAAAAATAAATGTATTGATAGTTTTGTGCTGAAAGTACCGGGAAAGCATAATGTGTTAAACGCAGTGGCATCAATCATTGCATGCTTAAAGGCGGGCATGTCGTTACAAGCAATTAAAGTGCAATTAGAGCGCTTTATTGGTGCAAAGCGAAGATTTACTGTGATGGGAGAGTCTAATAATATTACGATTGTTGACGATTATGCTCACCATCCAACGGAAATACAGGCGACACTTGCTGCAGCTAAAGCGAGTGGTAAGCACGTAGTAGCAATCTTCCAACCACAGCGATATACGCGCACTTTTTTCTTGTTCGATGACTTTAGCAAAGCATTTTCTGACGCCGATGAAGTCTATGTACTTGATATCTATTCACCTGCAGGAGAGAAAAAGATTGAAGGTGTGAGTGCTGAAAAGCTAGTTTCAATGATTCGTAAGAACAGTCATGGGAATGCGCAATTCGTACCAACGAAGGAAGAAGTCATAGAGAAAATGAAGAATCAAATGAAGCCTGGGGATTTAGTACTAACCATGGGTGCAGGCGATATCTGGAAAGCATCCGTAGAGCTTGCAAATTATGTTGCAGAAGAATTTGTAGTCAAAGAAAAGAATTAA
- a CDS encoding chemotaxis protein, producing MNHQKGILLESGTNELEIVEFGIGSGCFGINVMKVREIVTPQKITKLPNSHPNAEGVIHLRGEVIPLVDLAKAMNLSASERPQEDRIIIAEFNMIKVAFHVHTVNRIHRISWEQIEKPSEFADADKSTTTGIIKMGERLIILLDFEKIIVEMSPKTGITVDQVKELGPRVRSNKNILIAEDSTMLRQLLRDTLGEAGFQNLYFYNDGRLAWEYLEDLANKYGDKLTDHIQLVITDIEMPKMDGHHFTRRVKEHNQLKKLPVIIFSSLITDTLRHKGEVVGADAQISKPEITDLVRTIDRLIL from the coding sequence ATGAATCATCAAAAAGGGATTTTATTAGAGAGCGGGACCAATGAATTAGAAATCGTAGAATTTGGTATCGGCAGTGGTTGCTTTGGTATCAATGTTATGAAAGTGCGGGAAATCGTCACTCCTCAAAAGATTACTAAGCTTCCAAATAGTCATCCCAATGCAGAAGGCGTAATACATTTACGTGGAGAAGTCATTCCACTTGTTGATTTAGCTAAGGCAATGAACTTATCTGCGTCCGAACGTCCTCAAGAAGATCGTATCATTATTGCCGAGTTTAATATGATTAAAGTTGCGTTCCACGTTCATACTGTGAATCGTATTCACCGTATTTCATGGGAGCAAATTGAAAAGCCTTCAGAATTCGCTGATGCTGATAAGAGTACAACAACAGGTATTATTAAAATGGGTGAACGCTTAATTATCTTATTAGATTTTGAGAAAATTATCGTAGAAATGAGCCCGAAAACTGGAATCACTGTGGATCAGGTAAAAGAACTTGGGCCACGTGTTCGTTCTAACAAAAATATTTTAATTGCAGAAGATTCTACTATGCTTCGTCAATTGTTACGCGATACATTAGGAGAAGCAGGCTTCCAAAACCTATATTTCTATAATGACGGAAGATTAGCGTGGGAGTATTTAGAAGACCTAGCGAATAAATATGGCGATAAGCTAACAGATCACATTCAGTTAGTCATTACAGATATAGAAATGCCTAAGATGGATGGGCATCATTTTACTAGAAGAGTGAAAGAACACAATCAATTAAAGAAACTACCAGTCATCATCTTCTCTTCTCTGATTACTGACACACTCAGACATAAAGGCGAAGTCGTAGGTGCTGATGCACAAATCAGCAAGCCTGAGATTACCGACTTAGTCCGCACAATCGATAGACTTATATTATAG
- a CDS encoding PRC-barrel domain-containing protein, with the protein MKKSTEIKGLPIFSIMDGKEAGGVRSLLINADQGMVEYLIVETLSLDFGIKAIPFEKIEGIGSYAVTIESDASIIELADTPTSHDMLKKNIQIINNKVMTKKGSLLGNVSEFYIDEFSGKILGCVLTNNQELEGKVILEKNILTYGKEVVVVVEDIIDQLVSFEDFAQAEPALVEKKNETLAPKAVVVEKPAAVEVVKPAVEVVVPVVEVNTPVVEEQEPVVEETITEPVVEEAPAVEAVEEKVAPSEVYEETLVVDTTDVAKQFEDRQALFLKGKKVTRDFIGDNGAVIVPTGTILTEEQVLQVKAMGRNKLLELSMIVTD; encoded by the coding sequence ATGAAGAAAAGTACAGAAATTAAAGGTTTACCTATTTTTAGCATAATGGATGGTAAAGAAGCTGGTGGCGTTAGAAGTTTACTGATTAATGCAGATCAAGGTATGGTGGAATATCTAATAGTTGAAACACTTAGTTTAGATTTTGGTATCAAAGCGATTCCTTTTGAGAAAATAGAAGGTATAGGAAGTTATGCTGTCACGATTGAAAGCGATGCTTCGATTATTGAATTAGCAGATACGCCAACTTCTCATGACATGCTAAAAAAGAACATTCAAATCATTAACAATAAAGTGATGACGAAAAAAGGATCTTTACTAGGAAATGTTAGTGAATTCTACATTGATGAGTTCTCAGGAAAAATTCTAGGTTGTGTTTTAACAAACAATCAAGAATTAGAAGGAAAAGTAATTTTAGAGAAAAATATTCTTACATATGGTAAAGAAGTAGTGGTAGTAGTAGAAGACATCATAGATCAACTTGTATCATTTGAAGATTTCGCGCAAGCGGAGCCTGCTCTTGTAGAAAAAAAAAATGAAACTTTAGCTCCTAAGGCAGTTGTTGTCGAGAAACCAGCTGCTGTTGAAGTAGTGAAACCAGCGGTTGAAGTGGTAGTGCCTGTGGTAGAAGTGAATACACCTGTTGTAGAAGAACAAGAACCTGTAGTGGAAGAAACGATTACTGAACCAGTGGTGGAAGAAGCACCGGCTGTTGAAGCTGTAGAAGAAAAAGTTGCTCCATCTGAAGTCTATGAGGAAACACTTGTAGTAGATACAACGGATGTTGCGAAACAATTCGAAGATCGCCAGGCATTATTTCTAAAAGGTAAGAAAGTTACTCGTGATTTCATTGGTGATAATGGAGCGGTGATTGTTCCTACAGGTACGATTCTTACAGAAGAACAAGTATTACAAGTAAAAGCAATGGGACGTAACAAGCTTCTGGAATTAAGCATGATTGTAACGGATTAA
- a CDS encoding VanW family protein, protein MDSKSRFGHGVRIFAVFLIPLLVLSNISLLVADQVSANDKQSHIMKNGFSIAGVPLENMTQEEAVEALHEVVSKIEDQDIIIVVEDREWIVPIRDINVLYDVESTVRETFSLTRDTRRQNVPLIFQYNRNAMLEILQGIANEMNTPVVNARIVKKGSKFEKLPEQIGRKINIDNSLLTIQSALGNGLQSNTIMLDLVEVMPKVVSNDIRDIDKHFASYSTFVETKDVKRIHNIQRAIEQIDAVVVKPNEILSFNDHAGPYTEANRYVVAPVFVEEVLSEGIGGGVCQVSSTLYVAGLKAGMQVLEHKSHTRPVQYVPLGYDATIIDGKYDLKMTNSKRKNLYVAFTYTDQHELIVDIYGNQGDYVEYALETRNQQEFLPDRVYHLDTTIGPYSEKTISEGEKGYKIELYRTWDQRKQEELIMQYEYKAVPQVIGVGEKHGKAKDTPENKNIQSTKPTNTNSKQVKGQLG, encoded by the coding sequence ATGGACTCAAAATCGCGCTTCGGACATGGCGTGAGAATATTTGCGGTTTTCTTGATTCCGCTATTAGTTCTTAGTAATATATCGTTGTTAGTGGCAGATCAAGTAAGTGCAAATGATAAGCAAAGCCATATTATGAAAAACGGATTTTCCATTGCGGGCGTACCTCTCGAAAATATGACCCAAGAGGAAGCTGTCGAGGCTTTACATGAAGTTGTAAGCAAGATTGAAGATCAGGATATTATCATTGTTGTAGAAGATAGAGAATGGATTGTCCCAATTAGAGACATCAATGTTCTATATGATGTCGAGTCGACAGTTAGAGAAACCTTTAGCTTAACTAGAGATACTCGAAGACAAAACGTACCATTGATTTTTCAATATAACCGAAATGCTATGCTTGAAATTTTACAAGGCATAGCGAATGAGATGAATACCCCAGTAGTAAATGCAAGAATTGTGAAAAAGGGTAGTAAATTTGAAAAGCTTCCAGAACAAATTGGACGTAAAATCAATATTGATAACTCTCTTTTAACAATCCAATCAGCTCTTGGCAATGGCCTTCAATCCAACACGATTATGTTAGACTTAGTTGAAGTTATGCCAAAGGTTGTATCGAACGATATCCGAGATATAGACAAGCATTTTGCTAGTTATTCTACTTTCGTCGAGACGAAAGATGTGAAACGAATTCATAATATCCAACGTGCAATTGAACAGATCGATGCTGTAGTTGTAAAACCGAATGAAATACTTTCTTTTAATGATCATGCGGGGCCTTATACGGAAGCTAATCGATATGTAGTTGCTCCCGTTTTCGTAGAAGAAGTATTATCAGAAGGAATTGGTGGTGGAGTCTGCCAAGTGTCGTCTACTTTGTACGTGGCAGGGCTTAAAGCAGGTATGCAAGTGTTGGAGCACAAAAGTCACACGAGACCGGTGCAATATGTGCCATTAGGCTATGATGCAACAATTATAGACGGAAAGTACGACCTGAAAATGACGAATTCTAAACGTAAGAACCTATATGTTGCTTTCACCTATACAGATCAACATGAGTTAATTGTAGATATCTATGGAAATCAAGGGGATTATGTGGAATATGCCTTGGAAACCAGGAATCAACAAGAATTTCTACCAGACCGCGTGTACCACTTAGATACAACGATTGGTCCGTATAGTGAGAAGACTATTTCAGAAGGCGAAAAAGGATATAAGATAGAGTTGTACCGTACTTGGGATCAGCGCAAGCAAGAGGAGCTCATCATGCAATATGAGTATAAGGCTGTACCGCAGGTAATCGGCGTTGGTGAGAAGCATGGTAAGGCAAAGGATACACCAGAAAATAAAAACATTCAGTCGACTAAACCAACGAACACAAACTCGAAGCAAGTAAAGGGTCAATTAGGATAA
- a CDS encoding GspE/PulE family protein produces the protein MAKPEKKRLGDLLVESNLITDIQLQEALRVQRDMGVRLGQALIQLGFVTQQSINEVLEFQLGIPQVQLHKLRLDPRVVKIISGDLARRHKVVPIERTSTGLRLAMADPLNLVAFDDVKMQTSLEVEPVIAMEIEIDRVISRFFGLTDTVKQAFGDQFQEMQKQDQGITDTIDLDELANATDEAPIAKAVNAIIQQSIKEKASDIHIEPAERQVRVRYRIDGILQDMMDLPKQTQASLVSRIKIMADMDISEKRVPQDGRIQIKSGNSNIDLRISTLPTIFGEKVVIRLLDKSNVLYSIQELGMDSDTEVVFKNSLKQTYGVILITGPTGSGKTTTLYAALNEINDAQKNIVTVEDPVEYVLDRINQVQVNTKAGMTFAGGLRSILRQDPDIIMVGEIRDKETAEIAIRSATTGHLVLSTLHTNDAASTITRLLDLEIEPFLVASAVVGVLAQRLVRTICPDCKRSFQLPEQDPWRLFLGASDTEPITLYKGNGCSFCNNTGYKGRTAIHEFMPVTKEIRNLVARKASADVIKDVGRKEGMITLKEDGIKKAFAGKTTLQEIVRVSYNDEK, from the coding sequence GTGGCTAAACCCGAGAAAAAACGTTTAGGAGATCTTCTAGTTGAATCCAATTTAATTACTGACATACAGTTGCAAGAAGCGTTACGTGTCCAAAGAGATATGGGTGTACGCTTAGGGCAAGCATTGATTCAATTAGGATTCGTTACACAACAAAGTATCAATGAAGTCTTAGAGTTTCAATTAGGCATACCACAAGTACAGTTGCATAAATTACGTTTAGACCCTAGAGTTGTCAAAATCATATCTGGTGATCTTGCAAGAAGACATAAAGTGGTACCAATTGAACGAACGAGTACTGGACTAAGACTAGCGATGGCCGATCCACTGAATCTTGTCGCGTTTGACGATGTAAAGATGCAAACAAGCCTCGAAGTAGAGCCTGTAATTGCGATGGAAATTGAAATTGATCGAGTCATATCCAGATTCTTCGGTTTGACAGATACTGTTAAACAAGCCTTTGGTGATCAATTTCAGGAGATGCAGAAGCAGGACCAAGGGATTACCGATACAATTGACTTAGACGAATTAGCGAATGCAACAGATGAAGCTCCAATTGCAAAGGCTGTCAATGCGATTATTCAGCAGTCGATTAAGGAGAAAGCATCTGACATTCATATTGAACCTGCGGAACGTCAAGTCCGTGTGCGTTATAGAATTGACGGCATCTTACAAGACATGATGGACTTGCCGAAACAGACGCAAGCGTCATTAGTTTCGAGAATTAAGATTATGGCAGATATGGACATCTCAGAAAAGCGCGTACCACAAGATGGACGTATTCAGATTAAGTCTGGTAATAGTAATATAGATTTGCGTATTTCGACTTTGCCGACAATATTTGGTGAGAAGGTCGTAATCCGTCTATTAGATAAATCAAATGTTTTATATTCAATCCAAGAATTAGGGATGGATTCCGACACGGAAGTCGTGTTCAAGAATTCATTAAAGCAAACCTATGGCGTAATTCTCATAACAGGACCTACTGGTAGTGGTAAGACGACCACCCTTTATGCCGCACTTAATGAAATCAACGATGCGCAGAAGAATATCGTAACTGTCGAGGATCCCGTAGAATACGTATTAGATAGAATTAACCAGGTGCAAGTCAACACTAAAGCGGGTATGACATTTGCTGGAGGGTTACGGTCGATTCTTCGTCAAGACCCTGATATCATCATGGTCGGGGAGATTCGTGATAAGGAGACGGCGGAAATCGCCATCCGATCTGCAACAACGGGGCACTTAGTTTTGAGTACTTTGCATACTAACGATGCTGCTAGTACGATTACAAGATTGTTAGATTTGGAAATTGAACCATTTCTTGTAGCGTCAGCAGTGGTTGGAGTTCTGGCACAACGATTAGTTCGTACAATTTGCCCTGATTGTAAGCGCAGTTTCCAGTTGCCGGAACAAGACCCTTGGAGATTGTTCCTTGGTGCGAGTGATACAGAACCAATTACACTATACAAGGGGAATGGTTGTAGTTTCTGTAATAATACGGGATATAAAGGGCGGACTGCCATCCATGAATTCATGCCAGTAACTAAGGAGATACGTAATTTAGTCGCCCGCAAAGCTTCGGCGGATGTGATAAAAGACGTTGGCCGCAAGGAAGGTATGATTACCCTAAAGGAAGATGGGATTAAAAAGGCATTCGCAGGAAAAACCACTCTTCAAGAAATTGTGCGTGTGTCATATAATGATGAAAAGTAA
- a CDS encoding type IV pilus twitching motility protein PilT: MQLNDILKVAVEHGASDIHLTFNATPVFRVSGKLTPAGHFSPVYSNKLSHQDMIDLMKQVATPEQQQTLDKKGEVDFSFSIPNVARFRANIFKQQKHIAMVMRIIPTKILTMEQLNLPPVMRELADKRSGLVLVTGPTGSGKSTTLAAMIDYINQKKYEHIITLEDPLEFIHEHKNSVINQREIHLDSESFASALRAAMRQDPDVILVGEMRDLETISIAITAAETGHLVFGTLHTSSAASTVDRIIDVFPPHQQQQIRIQLAATLQGVVAQLLLPKKDGNGRVAAMEIMTVTPAIRNLIREGKTHQIPSSIQTGGKFGMQSMDLALKSLLQQGLITQEAANKLFVDKDNTSNSSPNMGSLW; encoded by the coding sequence ATGCAACTCAATGATATTCTGAAAGTTGCTGTGGAACACGGGGCTTCCGACATTCATTTAACATTCAATGCAACCCCTGTATTTCGCGTCAGTGGTAAATTAACGCCCGCAGGCCATTTTAGCCCAGTGTATAGCAATAAGTTAAGTCATCAAGATATGATTGACCTTATGAAACAAGTTGCAACCCCAGAACAGCAACAGACCCTAGATAAAAAGGGAGAAGTCGACTTCTCATTTTCAATTCCGAATGTTGCTCGCTTTCGTGCGAATATTTTTAAACAACAAAAGCACATTGCAATGGTAATGCGTATCATTCCGACAAAGATTCTCACGATGGAGCAATTGAATTTGCCACCAGTGATGCGTGAATTAGCGGATAAAAGAAGTGGATTAGTTCTAGTCACTGGTCCTACTGGAAGTGGTAAATCTACAACCCTTGCTGCGATGATTGATTATATAAATCAGAAAAAATATGAGCATATTATAACCTTAGAGGATCCACTAGAGTTTATCCATGAACATAAAAACAGTGTCATCAACCAAAGGGAAATCCATCTGGATTCCGAAAGCTTTGCTTCTGCATTACGAGCTGCTATGAGACAAGATCCAGATGTCATCCTAGTCGGAGAAATGCGTGACCTTGAAACCATCAGCATTGCAATTACTGCGGCAGAAACTGGTCACCTAGTGTTTGGAACTCTTCATACTTCTTCGGCAGCGTCCACTGTGGATCGAATTATTGATGTATTCCCACCACATCAACAGCAACAAATTCGTATTCAATTAGCAGCTACCTTACAGGGTGTTGTTGCACAGCTACTACTTCCGAAGAAAGATGGGAATGGCCGCGTAGCAGCTATGGAAATTATGACGGTAACACCAGCAATCCGAAATCTAATTCGCGAAGGGAAGACACACCAAATCCCTTCATCGATACAAACAGGCGGTAAGTTCGGTATGCAAAGCATGGACTTAGCTCTGAAGAGTCTGTTACAACAAGGGTTAATTACTCAAGAAGCAGCAAATAAGCTTTTTGTTGATAAAGATAATACCAGCAATTCATCACCTAATATGGGGAGTCTGTGGTAA
- a CDS encoding type II secretion system F family protein, with translation MASSFRYRARDRSGKVVEGIVEAESSQAVLGQLRAQNLIVTKVESVSSTTTMNLNFNFASLNEKKVKTKDLAIFSRQFATMIDAGVPLLRALNILQVQVENKGLRNALQTIGKDLEKGLTLSEAMGKHPKIFPLMYTNMIEAGEVGGVLEQVLERMANHFEKEDEIKEKVKSALTYPTVVFTMAILAIVFMLIFVLPSFISIYDGMDIELPGITLFVISISDSLRIYWYLYLGFIISIYMLFKRFRSAPRGKLMLDRLMLRIPVFGPLQTKLIISRFSRTLSTLLRSGVPIITALEVVKKTTDNSVMIASLDKAKNNVRDGQGLAEPLKASGVFTPMALHMIAVGEETGELDLLLEKISFFYDRDVDALVSKLSSALEPMIMVFMGIVIGGIVIAFMLPMVKMFSVI, from the coding sequence ATGGCATCATCCTTCCGATATCGAGCACGCGATCGGTCTGGGAAAGTGGTTGAAGGTATTGTGGAAGCTGAGAGTAGCCAAGCAGTATTAGGTCAGTTGCGCGCCCAAAACCTTATCGTCACGAAAGTTGAAAGCGTAAGTTCAACAACAACTATGAATCTGAATTTCAACTTCGCTTCATTGAATGAGAAGAAGGTGAAGACTAAGGACCTTGCAATCTTTAGCAGGCAGTTTGCGACAATGATTGATGCAGGGGTTCCTTTGCTACGGGCGTTAAATATCCTGCAAGTTCAGGTAGAAAACAAAGGACTTCGTAACGCATTACAAACGATTGGTAAAGACTTAGAAAAAGGATTAACCCTATCAGAAGCGATGGGTAAACATCCAAAGATATTCCCGCTGATGTATACCAACATGATAGAAGCTGGTGAAGTGGGTGGGGTTCTTGAGCAAGTGCTAGAACGTATGGCCAACCACTTTGAAAAGGAAGATGAGATTAAAGAGAAAGTGAAATCGGCTCTTACCTATCCGACGGTTGTTTTTACAATGGCAATATTGGCGATAGTATTTATGTTAATCTTCGTACTCCCGTCGTTCATTTCCATATATGATGGGATGGATATTGAATTACCTGGGATTACCTTATTTGTAATATCTATCAGTGATAGTTTGCGTATTTATTGGTATCTGTATCTAGGCTTCATAATCTCTATTTATATGCTATTTAAACGTTTTCGCAGTGCTCCTAGAGGTAAGTTGATGTTAGACCGATTGATGCTTAGGATTCCGGTATTTGGTCCGCTCCAGACGAAATTGATTATTTCTCGTTTTAGCCGTACATTGAGTACATTATTACGAAGCGGTGTTCCGATTATCACGGCCCTAGAAGTTGTGAAGAAGACAACAGACAACAGTGTTATGATTGCCAGTTTAGACAAGGCGAAGAACAACGTGAGAGATGGTCAGGGGTTGGCAGAACCGCTAAAGGCATCAGGGGTATTTACTCCGATGGCACTGCACATGATAGCAGTAGGGGAAGAAACTGGGGAGCTTGACTTATTACTGGAAAAAATCAGCTTTTTCTATGATCGAGATGTTGATGCGCTCGTTAGCAAACTCTCTAGCGCCTTAGAACCAATGATTATGGTGTTTATGGGAATTGTCATAGGCGGAATTGTAATCGCATTTATGCTACCAATGGTAAAAATGTTCTCTGTAATTTAG
- a CDS encoding PilN domain-containing protein, translating into MIIKKMNLLPIEIQSEYIIDTNAFIKKASIVVFSIFFLMFIGIGNYQLHAMEKEISQLQSEKNSLLEVTGKLPGLQQELNQLEQQSKEILEVQLQPVGLSQLLQDIQRVTPKEIWYTQIELSANNGDETQLSAEGQEQISGQEANASKPVNKATMLSIHGYSQSVNSVGSLTYHLNQLSYTNQMKVINSSEIIVDGVTIVEFHIEGKIKE; encoded by the coding sequence ATGATTATCAAAAAAATGAATCTTTTACCAATAGAAATACAGAGTGAATATATCATTGATACGAATGCCTTTATTAAGAAGGCTTCTATTGTCGTGTTTAGCATCTTTTTTCTAATGTTCATAGGTATCGGAAACTATCAATTGCATGCCATGGAAAAAGAGATTTCACAGCTCCAATCAGAGAAAAATAGTTTACTAGAAGTGACGGGCAAGCTACCGGGGTTACAACAGGAGCTGAATCAACTAGAACAACAATCCAAAGAGATTCTGGAAGTCCAATTACAGCCGGTAGGATTAAGCCAGCTGCTTCAGGATATTCAAAGAGTTACTCCGAAGGAAATATGGTATACGCAAATAGAGCTATCGGCAAATAATGGAGATGAAACTCAGCTGTCTGCAGAAGGTCAGGAGCAAATATCCGGGCAAGAAGCAAATGCTTCAAAGCCAGTGAATAAAGCAACAATGCTTAGCATTCATGGTTATAGCCAGTCTGTGAACTCTGTAGGATCACTAACGTACCATCTGAATCAATTATCGTATACAAATCAAATGAAAGTAATAAATTCTAGTGAAATAATTGTTGATGGAGTGACCATTGTTGAATTTCACATCGAAGGCAAGATTAAAGAATAA